The proteins below are encoded in one region of Podarcis raffonei isolate rPodRaf1 chromosome 6, rPodRaf1.pri, whole genome shotgun sequence:
- the LOC128415115 gene encoding vitellogenin-2-like produces MVSGAMGTQNYLSPSFLTEPGFSNLKSYLYNYTGLIQIGLEDGDLEKSVLKLSCQVKISRVSQEDHILKVLSPQVEEYNGIWPRDPTFKTPTLTQKLDLCFPEPFKFEYRRGCIGNIYALQNVSIECINIIRGILNLLQISVNEMESVYELQEDGVGGTCLTKYIVQEDKANNVSTISRTKDLSNCTNKVVKNIGMAYVRPCPTCPLNITNTRGAVAFNYQLKYMDTGALITHVDSRQVYTISPFNEVGSTAVMDARQNLTLIETTTNQDKMPGNLLQNYGNIHYQFPEDLPQMALHLIKTDNPEPRMVKMLEWLIQESQLQLHPETPAKFLELIELSRAATSEDLESLWKQFADRQLYRRWLLSALAVAGTTNTFTFLKQRIQEESLNSLESALTLTLAFHLTKTSSLTLQAAADLITSPGVQKSSALRIIVDLGYGAMVNRHCTDFRPCPAEILQPLHDLAAGAVSEGHEEDMVLALKAMGNAGEPASINYIKKFLPGFSSTADALPENVQTEAVLALRKIARKQAPEVREILFQIFANNSLPSKVRMVACVVFFETKPAVPLVTALANVVQRERNLQVASFAYSHMKVLAMGKIPQLYDLSAACRVAIMLLSPRLEKLSIRYSSVIHIDGFYRNYRAGAIGRVYLMNSPKTLFPSVLAKMRGYYATSAMDIAEVRFDLEGLADIFKTQDIPFAESSMYKKIRALGKLLKGWKELPSEKPQLFSSLKLFSHDIAFVLVDKELIGKAVKLMTQPAEMLTPLFQNGITGRWTQPILAGELRHIVPTCVGLPLELGLYGASVADVSAKVDGKIFPSLTNDSGPEQLLKASLLLSADVNSSVSTHLVGVMAINTPHFQSGLEFHAKFHASMPVKCDAKIDMKEEIFKFEMTPVQQQTELLAVRTKFYAVSRNADEPNSPLMTPVPPDLIGFDVLEQCFGSSKVRTKRQRSVFDIASRAFIYGLKEEFHHSQRNAMCSPSSYIKLSSLGYQTCLTMKECSTAFFKDAYLHKYFGQCELKLAVKPEAARTKIQLEVQADSKSHSNTIHLRHTEEDEDNADNESSSYEDQKAKRKKWKTKVKKEDAKTMKSKGTEPPKFLRDNKSSVLVADLRAIQNEKKVTIFHLELHNELHTSRPTVQVFVSDLKESKRPKLCAGISILDPQKAEGYLKWGWDCRDYNIATKVEYGWFAGYPAMQIKVDWLRVPSRLEAAASGLSTFVPDMACRLGLSQREQKNPSQQTSVVVALTSPRSCALVLKLHNVTLYDTNIWLPLPLPVAQHAEDLAMQPHAWNFISNLPSSFVENLKGRCSVSQDTITTFNNVSFRYIMPTNCYHVLVHDCSPKLKFLVRVMKAEQSTDLIMTRIDFANLEVDMYSSNGLAKLKINGTEFPPENLPFTSNSKGDTLITREKNGLSLKAPEVGIENLFYDGRTLMIQVPLSMIGKTCGMCGRYDAEYEQEYKMPSGYEAKNAVSFAQSWILPSESCTKESATIPRGRANRH; encoded by the exons ATGGTATCG GGTGCTATGGGTACTCAGAAttatctctccccctcctttttaacAGAACCTGGTTTTAGCAATCTCAAATCCTACCTTTACAACTATACCGGACTCATTCAGATTGGATTGGAAGATGGGGATTTAGAAAAATCTGTCTTAAAACTGTCTTGCCAAGTAAAGATCAGCAGAGTATCCCAGGAAGACCACATTCTTAAG GTCCTTTCTCCACAGGTGGAAGAATACAATGGAATATGGCCCAGAGATCCAACCTTCAAAACACCCACTCTCACTCAGAAGCTGGATCTATGTTTTCCTGAACCATTTAAGTTTGAATACAGAAGAGGTTGCATCGGAAATATTTATGCCCTTCAAAATGTCTCAATCGAGTGCATAAATATAATAAGGGGCATCCTGAACTTGCTGCAGATATCTGTAAATGAGATGGAGAGTGTGTACGAGTTGCAAGAG GATGGAGTTGGAGGAACTTGCCTCACCAAGTACATTGTCCAGGAGGACAAGGCCAATAATGTAAGCACCATTTCCCGAACCAAAGACCTCAGCAACTGCACAAACAAAGTTGTGAAGAACATTGGAATGGCCTATGTCCGGCCTTGTCCTACATGTCCTTTG AACATCACAAACACAAGAGGGGCTGTGGCCTTCAACTACCAACTAAAATACATGGATACCGGAGCCCTGATCACACACGTTGACTCCCGGCAGGTGTATACTATCTCCCCATTCAATGAAGTTGGTAGTACTGCTGTTATGGACGCAAG ACAAAACTTGACTTTGATTGAAACGACAACCAACCAAGACAAAATGCCAGGGAACTTGCTGCAAAACTACGGAAATATCCATTATCAGTTTCCAGAAGACCTTCCCCAGATGGCTCTGCACCTAATAAAGACCGATAACCCTGAGCCACGG ATGGTGAAAATGCTGGAGTGGCTAATTCAGGAGAGCCAGCTACAACTCCATCCAGAAACGCCAGCCAAGTTCTTAGAACTTATTGAACTTTCCCGAGCAGCCACCTCTGAAGATCTTGAATCTCTCTGGAAACAATTTGCAGATAGACAGCTATATAG GCGCTGGCTCTTGAGTGCACTTGCTGTAGCAGGAACCACCAATACGTTTACGTTCCTGAAGCAAAGAATTCAAGAAGAGTCTCTCAATTCCTTGGAGTCTGCTCTCACTCTTACTTTGGCCTTCCATTTAACAAAAACCAGTAGCCTTACCTTACAAGCGGCAGCA GATCTGATTACCTCTCCTGGAGTTCAGAAATCCTCAGCGCTTCGCATCATCGTTGACTTAGGATACGGCGCCATGGTAAACAGGCACTGCACTGACTTCCGCCCCTGCCCTGCTGAAATTCTTCAG CCTCTCCATGATCTTGCAGCTGGTGCAGTCAGCGAAGGACATGAGGAAGACATGGTGCTGGCCTTGAAGGCCATGGGCAATGCAGGAGAACCAGCCAGCATTAATTACATCAAGAAGTTCTTGCCAGGGTTTTCATCTACTGCTGATGCTTTGCCAGAGAATGTCCAGACTGAGGCAGTACTAGCCTTGAGGAAAATAGCAAGGAAGCAAGCCCCAGAA GTGCGGGAAATTCTTTTTCAGATCTTTGCAAACAACTCTCTTCCTTCTAAAGTCCGGATGGTGGCCTGTGTTGTTTTCTTTGAAACCAAACCTGCTGTCCCTCTAGTGACAGCTTTGGCCAATGTCGTGCAAAGGGAGAGAAATCTGCAGGTTGCCAGCTTTGCCTATTCGCACATGAAGGTCTTGGCCATGGGCAAGATTCCACAGCTCTATGACCT gTCTGCAGCTTGCAGAGTTGCCATCATGCTGCTCTCTCCCAGACTAGAGAAGTTGAGCATTCGCTACAGCAGCGTCATCCACATCGATGGCTTCTACC GAAATTACAGAGCTGGTGCAATTGGAAGAGTCTACCTAATGAATAGTCCAAAGACTCTGTTTCCATCAGTCCTTGCAAAGATGAGAGGCTACTACGCCACTTCAGCAATGGATATTGCAGAG GTTCGTTTCGACCTGGAAGGCCTCGCTGATATCTTCAAAACACAAGATATTCCATTTGCTGAATCTTCAATGTACAAAAAAATTAGGGCGCTTGGGAAACTG CTAAAGGGATGGAAGGAACTCCCTTCAGAAAAGCCTCAGCTGTTCAGCTCTCTGAAATTATTTAGTCACGATATTGCCTTTGTTCTGGTTGACAAAGAACTCATTGGAAAGGCTGTGAAG CTCATGACCCAACCAGCAGAGATGCTGACCCCCCTGTTCCAAAATGGCATAACAGGCAGGTGGACCCAGCCCATACTGGCAGGAGAACTTCGACACATTGTACCTACCTGTGTAGGTCTCCCACTGGAACTTGGCTTATACGGCGCCAGTGTGGCAGATGTTTCAGCAAAAG TCGATGGGAAGATATTTCCTTCTTTGACTAATGACTCTGGACCAGAACAGTTGCTTAAAGCCAGCCTGCTTCTTAGTGCTGACGTTAACTCAAG TGTATCAACGCATCTGGTAGGAGTGATGGCAATCAACACACCACATTTCCAATCTGGTCTTGAATTCCACGCTAAATTCCATGCAAGCATGCCGGTTAAATGTGATGCCAAGATAGACATGAAAGAGGAAATATTTAAGTTTGAAATGACCCCAGTCCAGCAGCAAACAGAATTATTGGCTGTGAG GACTAAATTTTATGCTGTGTCAAGGAATGCGGATGAACCAAATTCACCTTTGATGACCCCGGTTCCGCCAGACCTGATTGGATTTGATGTTCTAGAACAATGCTTTGGATCATCAAAAGTTAGGACCAAAAGG CAAAGAAGTGTCTTTGATATTGCATCACGGGCCTTCATTTATGGCTTGAAAGAAGAGTTTCACCACAGTCAAAGAAACGCAATGTGTTCACCCAGCTCATATATCAAACTATCTAGCTTAGGGTATCAAACATGTCTCACCATGAAAGAGTGCAGCACTGCATTCTTCAAAGATGCATACCTACACAAGTATTTTGGGCAATGCGAACTCAAACTAGCTGTGAAACCAG AAGCGGCTAGAACCAAAATACAGCTGGAGGTTCAAGCAGACTCTAAATCGCATTCAAACACAATCCACCTGAGGCACACCGAGGAAGATGAAGATAATGCAGATAATGAATCGTCTTCTTATGAAGACCAAAAGGCTAAGAGAAAGAAGTGGAAGACTAAAGTGAAGAAAGAGGACGCTAAAACCATGAAGAGTAAAGGAACCGAACCG CCCAAATTCTTGAGAGACAATAAATCATCGGTGCTGGTTGCTGATCTCCGTGCTatccagaatgagaagaaggTCACCATATTTCACCTTGAGCTCCACAATGAGTTACACACTTCCAGGCCTACAGTACAAGTCTTTGTGTCAGACTTAAAAGAATCCAAAAGACCCAAGCTCTGTGCTGGTATTTCCATTCTTGATCCTCAGAAGGCTGAG GGTTATCTAAAATGGGGCTGGGATTGTCGAGACTACAATATTGCAACGAAGGTTGAATATGGATGGTTTGCTGGTTATCCAGCTATGCAAATCAAGGTGGACTGGCTCAGAGTTCCTTCAAGACTAGAAGCGGCTGCAAGTGG GCTATCCACATTTGTTCCTGATATGGCCTGTAGGCTTGGATTGTCCCAAAGAGAACAGAAGAATCCTTCACAGCAGACTTCTGTAGTCGTGGCTCTCACATCTCCGAGAAGCTGTGCTCTTGTTCTGAAGCTACATAAT GTCACACTTTATGACACAAACATCTGGCTACCACTTCCACTCCCTGTAGCCCAACATGCAGAAGATTTAGCAATGCAGCCCCACGCCTGGAATTTCATTTCTAATCTGCCATCCTCATTTGTGGAAAATCTGAAAG GTCGTTGTTCAGTATCACAAGATACTATCACAACTTTCAACAATGTTAGCTTTCGCTATATAATGCCTACAAACTGCTACCATGTCTTGGTCCATGACTGTAGCCCGAAACTGAAATTCCTGGTGAGGGTAATGAAAGCAGAACAGTCAACTGATCTGATAATGACCCGTATCGACTTTGCCaatct GGAGGTTGACATGTATTCTTCAAATGGACTTGCAAAGCTGAAGATTAACGGTACTGAATTTCCACCAGAGAATCTCCCATTCACTTCCAATTCCAAAG GTGATACCCTTATCACTCGTGAGAAGAATGGCTTATCACTAAAAGCTCCAGAAGTTGGCATTGAAAATCTCTTCTATGATGGACGCACGCTTATG ATTCAAGTACCTTTATCAATGATTGGGAAAACCTGTGGAATGTGTGGAAGATACGATGCTGAATATGAACAGGAATATAAGATGCCCAGTGGATATGAAGCCAAAAATGCTGTGAGCTTTGCTCAGTCTTGGATTCTTCCATCAGAATCCTGTACCAAAG AATCTGCTACCATTCCACGGGGAAGAGCAAATAGGCATTGA